Within the Oncorhynchus kisutch isolate 150728-3 linkage group LG13, Okis_V2, whole genome shotgun sequence genome, the region taagaatgtgaaatgtcacaataatagtagaATTTGAAataactctttctctctatttgtttcattacattcccagtgggtcagaagtttacttacactcaattagtatttggtagcattgcctttaaattgtttaacttgggtcaaatgttttcggtagccttccacaagcttcccacaataagttgggtgaattttggcccattcctcctgacagagctggtgtaactgagtcaggtttgtaggcctccttgctctcgcatgctttttcagttctgcccacaacttttctatgggattgaggtcagggctttgtgatgaccactccaataccttgactttgttgtccataagccatttgccacaactttggaagtatgcttggggtcattgtccatttggaagacccatttgcgaacaagctttaacttcctgactgatgtcttgatgttgtttcaatatatccacataattttccatcctcatgacgcaatctattttctgaagtgcaccagtccctcctgcagcaatgcacccccacaacatgatgctgctacccctgtgcttcatggttgggatggtgttctctggcTTGCacgcctccccatttttcctccaaccataaacatggtcattattgccaaacagttctatttttgtttcatcagaccagaggacatttctccaaaaagtacgatctttgtccccatgtccagttgcaaactgtagtctggcttttttatggcggttttggagacgtggcttcttccttgctgagtggactttcaggttatgtcgatataggactcatattactgtggatatagatactgttgtacctgtttcctccagcatcttcacaaggtcctttgctgttctgggatttatttgcactttttgcaccaaagaacgttcatctctaggagacagaaagtctccttcctgagcggtatgacagctgcatggtcccatggtgtttatacttgcgtaatattgtttgtacagatgaacgtggtaccttcaggcgtttagaaattgcacccaaggatgagccagacctgtggaggtctacaatatttttttaatgaggtctttgctgatttctttagatttttcccatgatgtcaagcaaggaggcactgaaTTTATTAAccataaatttgtggagtggttgaaaaatgagttttaatgactcctacctaagtgtatgtaaacctctgacttcaactgtatagactACATTTTAATAAGAAGGAAAGTACAAGACGTGAGAATCTATCCACCCAAAATAATGTAAAACCTCTAGCAGACACAATGCTTTACAGGGGGTCTAGCAAATGATCAGATCTATCTTTTGCAGACTAAAGGTAAAGACTTCTGGCATATTATTTCCAAACGTCTATTTTTCTGTCTGTAAGCACGTAGCGGAGAGACTACATTTGGATATACCATTATATCCTGTTTGTTTTGCTGTTTCAATAAAACATCAGCCCAGAGAGGGACTTGATAATAAAAAAGCATAATATGAGCTTCTCTTAATATTAGAATGGCTTACACCAGGACAGACGCACATGCTGGGGAAAGTGGCTGTGCTTGTGGTCTGCTGCTATGGCGAATAAAATGTATCTGGAGGAAATCAAGGCTGGACTAAAAATACAATTGTGTATGTACTCCTTGTGCATTCCTGAATAGATTCAGGTTTAGTGTATCAACAGAATAATGATTTTTGTGCATTTTTAACCCACCTCCCATGATATTACTGCAGAACATTTATATAATTAATTCCCACTTTTTTATGATGAATTTATTTCTAACTTTTCATTAACCATATATCAAATCTAACTTGGTAACTTTTCAGTATTTCTGAGAAATTCAGTCATtgacatttatttatttcctACCACCTTTTGGCACCAGTCAATTTGGGGGGGATCACTTATTATCTACagctgtaggatcttaatttgatgtaggatcttaactcttgttgctgagaattttcatgatttacataaattcacagaACTCCTACTCATACTAAATCACAATTATATTAAAATTGCAAAAAAAATTAaatcccctttttctccccaattggtattAGTtactcatcgctgcaactcccgtacggactcgggagaggcgaaggtcgagggccatgcgtcctccgaaacacaacccaaccaagccgcactgctttttgacacaatgcacatccaacccggaagacaaattttatttgtcacatgtgccaaatacaacaggtgtacagtgaaatgcttacttactagcccttaaccaacagtttaAAAAAgtaagataagaataacaaataattaaagagcagcagtaaataacaatagtggggctacCGGTGCTGGGGcactggtgtcgaggtaattgaggtaatatgtacatgtaggtagagttattaaagtgactatgcatcgatAATAACcttagagtagcagcagcgtagaagaggggggtgggcaatgcaaatagtctgggtagccatttgattagctgttcaggagtcttatggcttgggggtagaagctgtttagaagcctcatagacctagacttggtgctccggtactgcttgccgtgcggtagcaaagagaacagtctatgactagggtgtctggagtctttgaaaatttttagggccttcctctgacaccgcctggtatagagatcctggatggcaggaagcttggccccggtgatatactgggccgtacgcactaccctctgtagtgccttgcggtcggaggctgagcagttgctgtaccaggcagtgatgcaatctgtcaggatgctctcgatgttgcagctgtaaaacattttgaggatctgaggacccatgccaaatcttttcagtctcctgagggggaatatgttttgttgtgcccttttcacaactgtcttggtgtgcttggaccatgttagtttgttggtgatgtggacaccaaggaacttgaagctctcaacctgctctccactacagccctgtcgatgagaatgggggtgtgctcggtcctccttttcctgtagtcaacaatcatctcctttgtcttgatcacgttgagggagatgttggtgtccttgcaccacacggtcaggtctctaaCCTCCCCATTGTTGTCTGTGagcaggcctactactgttgtcatcagcaaacttaatgatggtgttggagtcgtgccttgcagtcatgagtgaacagggaatacaggaggggactgagcacgcacccctgaggggcccctgtgttgagattcagtgtggtggatgtgttgttacctacccttaccacctggggcaggcccgtcaggatgtccaggatccatttgcagagggaggtgtttagtcccagggtccttagcttagtgatgagctttgtcgGCCCTGCGGCTttgggaatgttgacctgtttaaatgtcttacatcggctgtggagagcgttttcacagtcatccagaacagctgatgctctcatgcatgtttcagtgttacctgcctcgaagcaagcatagcaGTTATTTAGCTcgcctggtaggctcgtgtcactgggcagctctcggctgtgcttcccttttgtagtctgtaatagtttgcaagccctgccacatccgatgagcgtcggagccagtcgatcttagtcctgtattgacgctttgcctgtttgatggcttgtcGGAGGGCAtatcgggatttcttataagcttccgggttagagtcccgctcgtTGAAATTGGCAGCTCTACccattagctcagtgcgaatgttgcctgtaatccatggcttttgattggggtatgtacgtacagtcactgtggggatgacgtccttgatgcacttattgctaaagccagtgactgatgttgtgtactcttcaatgccattggaagaatcccggaacatattccagtctatgctagcaaaacagtcctatagtttagcatctgcttcatctgaccacattttttatagaccgagtcactggtgcttcctgctttaattttagcttgtaagcaggaatcaggtcagatttgccaaatggagggcgaaggagagctttgtatcagtctctgtgtgtggcgtaaaggtggtctagaatgttttttttttctgatTGCATATTTTAACATACTactagaaatgaggtaaaactgatttaagtttccctgcattaaagtccccggccactaggagtgccacctctggatgagcattttcctgtttgcttatggtggtatacagctcattgagtgtggttttagtgccagcatcggtctatGGTACGGTATGTAGatagctacgaaaaatacagaaactctgtaggtagatagtgtggtctacagtttatcatgagatactctacctcaggcgagcaaaaccttgagacttccttagatatcgtgcaccagctgtttacatatatgcataggcccccgccccgtgtcttaccagaggctgctatTGTCttacttttggccagctaatagcctaatgACTGATCAAGCAAAATCATGGACTAaatgttcaaatcctgttgctgcaggattatttttgctttgactataggtcaaattaagatcccacccCTGTACCTTCTCAAATGGCAATTTTGTTTTTCTTTTGCAGCTTTTGTTATACACATCCATTTCCcctaaattaaaaataaaacgcCCATTTTGGAAAAGTGTTCAGTTCCCTAACTCTAAGCACAGTTAAGACCATGTTTTGCAATGATTTGAAATAATTCCTTTTGTGTGTTTAACCAAACATGTTCTGGTTTAGTTTTACAGTGTATATAAATAAACAAAGCTGTGTGAACCACATATATTAGTTTGAGGACAGCCTGCAAAGTTTGTCTACTCCCACCAGAAGAATGCTAGGCAGCATAGAACATGCCAgggttttttctggatcaaaatggGGCTTAGGTGGTGGGCGTGGCCAGAACATTATCGACAGAACATTTGAGGCCCCCTGATGGCTGCAGTGTCAAACTTTAGCTGTTTTAAAGctgatttcctgcaattctacaaaatGTGACGTGTTTGAGATAATGTTGCAGTTTGAAAGCTACATTTCCTGCAACTCTACACCTTGCCATGAGTCTGAGAGAAAATATGCAGTTTTAAAGATAATATCCTGCAATTATAGACATCACTGGGGGCCACATGCCATGACAAAAATACTCCTAATTGCATAATtcttttacatttgagattttcTCTACTTTTATATCTGGTTTTAAGTCATTTTAAatttgcactatgcagaaatcgctctgcaatttcctggttgctaaaactctAATTTGcctgatttcagtttgtgacaaaataagctagtatagtgtagaaaattattgaaccatctaaactgctgtgaaatatatttttcataacTAAAAATATTGTTTCAGCTGTTTGAGGCTGGTGTActaaaccgaaagtaaaagacgcaaaaacaaaacttaagaccgggaagcatagaaatagtgcacatagaacatatctaccgcttcttagacctGCTTCCAAGAAGAATTACAGATTTATAACTCACCATTCTATGTGAAATTGGTTGCGCGGCCAAAAAAGCTACATAATTAAGTTTACACTAAACGTTTTCCCACCCTGATTGcatttttttcatatttttttaccGTTTGGACATGGGCAGTCCGATAAAACACTTGGGTGCGGCCCGCCCAAGTCTTTTCAATGCAGAAGAAAACCTTGCATGCAGTGCCCTGGCTATAATAAAATATAATCACTACATGTTGCATGGATGGACTTAATTTTATTTTGACAGTAAATGAAGACATTCTATTAGGAATCGCTGTCATGTAAAGTAAGTATAGTTCCACAGGGCCTTTTGTCAAGATCAGAACATTCAAGCAATCATTATGTACCCCTGAAGAAACTTTGTTTATCCCCATTAAATTACTGTATATGCACATCTTCATTTTTATAAGTTTACTATTCCATTAGTCGGCACCGCCAAAAATTTTTTGAGTGGTGTGTGTCAACTCATGGTTTTTACAAGAACAGAACATGAACTGGGGACCACCTGTAATTTAGTGTAGAAAGCTGAGAAGTGTTCACTTTTCAATCTTCATGAAGTTGTAGAGTAGACAATGGCCCATGATGGCTATAATCACCCATCCACTCAGAACATTCCAGATAGTACATACCAAATGTTATGTGCTTGATAAATGATACATCTCAAAATTTGACACATTTGCTCCCTGAAACCTAACCTAACACTTTGGGTTAAGCTGCCCCGGCCTGTACCACAGGTATAGTTAGCTTTGCCCTACAACATCCCCGTGACATACCTATCCCTCCTCTGGCTCTCTACCTCCTCAAAGAGGAACACCGATTTAGTCGATGATTTACAGTCACTAGTTTTTTTTTTGACCTTTTTGTTTGAAAGTTTGTGCCTAGTATACTTTTACAGTGATCTCTTAATCGCCCCAAAGATATGCCGGAAATGTGTTTGGCTCAGGAGCAGACTGAAGTCAAGGGGAAGGTATGTTTTTGCAGCTGAAAGATTCCAGCTTGATTTCTTAAGGGTTGAATTCTTGCACGctgccccccctctcccctccctacctcccagACTGCATATTTTTAATTCCAGGTCTCAGGTATGCACAGTCAGATAGTATGGATTACACTGGCCATGTCGTCTAATAAACGCCACTACCTAAAGCCTCGCATTCAGCAGAGATTTAACCTGTATTCATTTACCATGTGTTTTACCACATTGTCTGTTCATGGATGTTGCAACTCTCCTGGTGTTGTTCTATTGTACTATAACATAAGTAGTAGCTACTGCGGTAAAATACAAACCAGATATGGTGAAGTGACTCTTCTCAATAGTAGTTAATAGCTAAACACTTCCTTGTAATCACTGGAAGCATTTCTTCTAAGGTACATTAAACAGCGGGTAATCAGTCTCGTCATTAAATACAAAGGTTATTTGTGTTTTCCTGTCCATTGTTTTTCAGACAAGTGTTATTTCATTTGTGTCGTTGTAACTTAGCTTTGTTTTATGTAAAAAAAGATTTTCATAGCATTACTTCCACTTTTTTTCAACCATGTTAATATTGTTGAATACCAAAGGCATTAGAGAATGTGCTGTAATTCTGCAGTAGTTTCATTGCTTGGTTAGAAGGGTGGTTTTTGACTGGGGGAGAATCAGCTGGGTTCTAATGACACTCAACCTGCCACAGCAAACAGTCATTACCCAAAACCACACTCTGGGTCAGTCAATCCTCAACTGCCATCCAGTGTAGACTTTGCATCCATTTCCTCCATTAACATAGgccattttatatttgacattttgtATTTAGTTATAGTACTGAATTTGGGGACTTGTCAGACACTCTGTTCAGAAAGGCAAGTAAGAAACACACTTACAAACTACTCCTACACTTTGGATGCCATCGTGCTTAGCCACATGCGTTACACTTCTGACACCAAATGTTGCAAATTTATGGGGTAACCGTCTGGGACTTGCATTTGTGAGTCCAAGACCTTTGCCATTAAACCAAGAAAGGTCCAAGCCTCTTGAAAAGGTTGTTAGGTGTTCTACGGATAATGATTGTTAGAATTTAGCTGCTATTTAAAGTCAGTCACAGTCCAGACTCTATTGAACATGTTCAGCTGTACGTTAGTTGGCAAATCGGCTTCTCTTCTCAACATGTTATAATTTCTTGTGATCTATCTAATGGTAGAGAGCTGGTTGCCGTTTTATAGTTTTAGTGGTGATTTATTTTGGGAAACAGACTGCATGTAACTTGCTTGTGCTTTGAACCATGTTGCTACTGGAGATGCCTTTTGTCATTTTACATGAATGAAAACAACATGAATGTATTAGTGTCATGTGTTGCACAAGCTTTGGTGTTCCCTGTATTGTGCTTGAGCAGTCACCAGTCATAACATAGCTGTAAGACAAATGGGACACACCTACAACAAGGTAGAGCAGTTTCCACGACTGCATTAGAGAATGCCATAAATCTAGATTATTTTAAgagcttttttggggggggaaagcACCTTTTTGAAGAGTGGGAACGACATGGAAATGAACACAGTGAGTGGGGCACTCAGAGTAGAGGGGGAGCTGGAGGGGGGAGGGTTagggagtgcatgtgtgtgtttgagggagagcgagggagagagtgaaaaggagggagggagaaatataagagacagaaatagaggggAAGGTAACACAGCAGATTACTTCCCTGCCAGGCTCACCATGTTTCTGTTGCAGACTGTGACTGTTATTTCCCTGACTGTCATTCTCCTGGGCTCGGTGGAAGGTAAGACACAATAACACCTACAGTGTATACCGTTAGCAGCATGCACCCTGCTGGGAGCCAGTTTAGCAGGGAAGCGAAGGAGAGCAagctagaggagaggggaagagggaatactggagcagcagcagggaGAGCCATGGATGTAAATAGAGGGCTAGAATGAAGACTGATTTCACATCAAAACATTGAACGCTAATAACAAGCTAACTGAAAACCTCAGACTTtaatggggggaaaaaaatgatATCAATGATGAAATATGACAAGGTTCAGAGCAGCTTTCATATGACACGCATATGGTAACTGTTTATCTCAGCTAATATTATTGTGCTTACTCACTCTGGTTGGATGAAAAGCCTTGTCATGTAGTCACAGTGCCACTGGCATAACAGCACATTATGGGGGATCATGGGATGTTCTAACTCCTTCTGACTGTCTGCACTCTAGATGACATATCCTGTCAAAAAGAGCAACCGTTACATATGAACCTTGAGATAGTCTAACTATACTGTAtagaacagtgcagtgaaatgccttACATTCCTACTAATATATGTGTGTTTATAATCTACAGTATCATAACAACCCTCCTTATGAGCCAATAGCAATCATATAGCCTTCATATACCGTAAGTGTGCTTTGACGAATTTGACTTAAGCGTttgcctctctcatctctctctctctccccctctctctctcaggtaacGGGGTACAGATGCAGAGAGATGTTCAGTGCTGTATGCAGTACTCCCAGGGGAAAGTGCGCACCAAAGACGTGCTGAGGTTTGAGGTACAGACGGAGGGGCCAGACTGCAGTATAAAAGCCATCATGCAAGTATTTCAACTATCCCGAAGCAACTCGCAGACATGGAAAATATGCCTCTCAGAGCTAAGAGGCATTGTCATCTATCCAGGTCCTGTTATGGCTCATGTTCTACTGTAATTGCCAGGGAAGTGAGGAAGGAAATATGTGGGAATAATAAGCCATCCCCCAAAAAATTATCCTCACTAGCCAACTTTGTTGAGGCTTTGGTTCAGAGAAGGCTTTATTAAAACCATGCTGCATATCTACAGTTTGTACTGTATGTTTCAGTTGGAAGGTTGTCGTGGTGAATGTTCTTTGTCTGTGTTGTTGTGGCTGCAGACTGTACACCAAGAAGGCGGTGAAGTGTGCTGACCCCAGAGACCGAAAGGTCAAGAGGTTACTGAGGAAGCTGCTCCAGAGGCAGAGGACCAAAGCACATAGGATCATGTGGCTCTACCCTCATGGCAACCTGCCAGTCATGTCGGAGGTGGGAAATATGCACTGTGTTTATACACATAGGGCTCAATTCAATCTAACCCACACTGCAGTTATACTACATTAAGATACTACATAAACATTCCTATGGTGGGAGTGATTGAACATCCAAAAGGCATTATTAGAAAGAGTGGAAATATTAGCTTTATTCAAAAGTATGCTGTAGACTTTTCCCCCTGATTATGTCTCCATAGACAATGGTTTTCCACATTTGAGTACACGGCTGAACAGTTTTATTTTCTCTATCAGGACAAGAAGGATGGGTGGGATGCCTTCCATGTGGAATGAGTGTGAGGTTGTTGTTACCACAAGAGAATTATTGTCATAGGTGACATGTGTTCTTCCTTTTACTCCAGGAATATTCTATTGTCTCTATGATCTAAAGCATGTAATGTTTATGGTGCAGTTAAATGACCCTTAAATTGCCCTTTGGGGACAATAAAGATTTCTTGAACTGAACCCGAACTATCTCTCCTGTCATTGCAGGCCAAGTAAACTTCCAGCGGCTTGTCATCCTAACTCAGCCAAGCTTTCTGACTCTCCAGTCGTCTCGTGTCAATATCTCCCTGGGAGTGTGGTGGCTGAGCTGTCATTGCCATACAGTCCATGAGAGGTTTTGATATATAGCTAAATGTATTTTACACTGACTGTCGCTAACTATGCCAAAGTATTATGCTAAGTATTTCTGATTACTCTAGCCCAAGGATCCCGTCTTCACCGTCAATGTATACCTGTTCAATGTATACCTGTTCAATGTATACCTGTTCAATGTATACCTGTTCAATTTCCTAGAGGGCTTGTTCTCGCCTGAAACACAATGTAATGTAGAAAAATGCACTGTCTGTTTAAACACGACATCTGAAGTGGATCTTTTCTAAATAAATGGACCTGAAAGAATAAGATTTTCTTCCGTATTGTAGCCTAGGCTCAATCTATAATATAGGTCAGTGGATTACTCAATGTATTAGTGTGGTTATAGTTAATTGGTTCAAGTAGCTACTCAATGATTTCTTATAGGTGCAGTTGTAACAGTAACTGCTATAAAACACGGCTGTATTAATAGCCCATAGAAGCAGCGTGTATTTGTACACACAAAGGTGGTGTTGGTTCCTCTCTGGCTGAGGCCCCACGCTGCTTCTGTTTACTGGCCCTGGGTGGGTGCACTCTGTTTGATGTCGAGGTACCCAGCACCTTCACTCAAAGACAAAAGGTAATTGATGCTTCCCATAGCGTTGAGCTTCTGGCTCAACATTGTTTGAGACGCCCAAAACGGCTCTGGCACTCCATTTGACAGTTCATTCATTTTGGTGAAGGCAGCTTGACACCATATCGCTACCTAGAGGTTTAGACCAACAATGGGGAGACTTTATTCAATGAGAGGCAGAACTGTAAGTGTGAAGCCAACTGGAATGTAATGCAGGTGTTCAGTCCTGCACTTTAGACTGGTCGTGAGGAAGAATCCATGGAGACTCAGGGCCAAAAACAGGAGATTCTCCACCAGGGGTAGCCAGAAAACGGGAAGATACCACCACGCCCTGGGGAATCTCTTGAACACATCTATTGCACTCTAGAGATAAACACAATTGTCAATTCCTGAGACATTTATTTGTTGCAACTGCTATTCTTCCAACAAAATACTGATAATGACACTTCCCAAAAGCAATCCAAATTTGAGCCATCTCACAAAAACATAAATcaactatttaatacattaaACAAGAGTCACACATTACAACAATATGCTCTCAACACAGGTCAAGTTTAGTTTTTACGTAACTACATACATAGTAGGCCTACTTACTTTTAAAACCTTTCCCACTTAACATTCAACTTAATTGCTTTCAAATTATGTTTTAGGCATAACATTTTTCCACTTTTTCCAACAGTCAAATCAAGGAGAAAAGCCATAATCAAATGTACCACATCTGGCTATAGTGCTTTCATCGATAAAGCACCAGATGTTGAACTGAAATGGCCAGGTAAGATTACAGCATCAACGAAAGGGAATATCTGGTGAACTTTTTAGTTATGATTCAAGAAATACATGAAGATCTCCCTTATATTCTACAAATGGATATTCAACCCTCACATTGTCTGAAAAGACTCACAACACTCAAAGAGGGATGGATTCAAGCCCTAAAATATAAACCATCGCAACATTGGGGGAGAAACATATCAAGTAATTCAGTAGGCTATGTAACATTCTTTTGTCCATCTTTactacacacaaaaacatacaacAGCCCCAATGATATCAACATTCCTATTCAAAGCAAGCATACAGTAATACTTTCACATACTTCAGACTTAAGTGACTAGTACCAAAATATGTTCAGTTAAGTAACACTGGTTAACACTGAAAATACATCTTTGTTACAAATATTGTTTTGAAAAACAAAGTCTAACCCCAATTTAGCTCAATAAGTAACATAGAAATCACCCAAGTATAAAACAGATATCGGTACAAATATTTACTGTATACATTCACGTTGATTCAATTGACAGATCAAGtaaactacagtacagtacatcataAATTCAATACTTGTTTTTGAAACCGTATAAAAAATGCTTATCAAAGTTGGTGGTATGGATAATACGGAATAATAATGACCTCTTGGTAATGTTTGGGGCAGAAAATAAAATGACTCAAGAGAAAGCATAATGTACACTTGAATGTTAGAGGTAGATTCACATTAAAAAGAATAACCACCAACTTAAAGTGGCAAAATATAGAACAATAAACTAAAAATCAAGCCATGCAACAGAACCAGCTAATTGATTGTGAGTATACAAATGGATATCCCATTTATTCACTCATTCTAAAAAGGCCATTGAATGGCATTTATTTTCTTGTTCATGAAAATCAATCCTATACAGAGTACATAACACCAGTCAAAAGTGGTCTCTACTGTTATGAACACATAAAA harbors:
- the LOC109902444 gene encoding C-C motif chemokine 17 isoform X2, with translation MGHTYNKTVTVISLTVILLGSVEGNGVQMQRDVQCCMQYSQGKVRTKDVLRFEVQTEGPDCSIKAIILYTKKAVKCADPRDRKVKRLLRKLLQRQRTKAHRIMWLYPHGNLPVMSEDKKDGWDAFHVE
- the LOC109902444 gene encoding C-C motif chemokine 17 isoform X5 yields the protein MEMNTTVTVISLTVILLGSVEGNGVQMQRDVQCCMQYSQGKVRTKDVLRFEVQTEGPDCSIKAIILYTKKAVKCADPRDRKVKRLLRKLLQRQRTKAHRIMWLYPHGNLPVMSEDKKDGWDAFHVE
- the LOC109902444 gene encoding C-C motif chemokine 17 isoform X4, with amino-acid sequence MFLLQTVTVISLTVILLGSVEGNGVQMQRDVQCCMQYSQGKVRTKDVLRFEVQTEGPDCSIKAIILYTKKAVKCADPRDRKVKRLLRKLLQRQRTKAHRIMWLYPHGNLPVMSEDKKDGWDAFHVE
- the LOC109902444 gene encoding C-C motif chemokine 17 isoform X1, translated to MPEMCLAQEQTEVKGKTVTVISLTVILLGSVEGNGVQMQRDVQCCMQYSQGKVRTKDVLRFEVQTEGPDCSIKAIILYTKKAVKCADPRDRKVKRLLRKLLQRQRTKAHRIMWLYPHGNLPVMSEDKKDGWDAFHVE
- the LOC109902444 gene encoding C-C motif chemokine 17 isoform X3, which translates into the protein MPEMCLAQEQTEVKGKTVTVISLTVILLGSVEGNGVQMQRDVQCCMQYSQGKVRTKDVLRFEVQTEGPDCSIKAIILYTKKAVKCADPRDRKVKRLLRKLLQRQRTKAHRIMWLYPHGNLPVMSEAK